A region from the Ciconia boyciana chromosome 1, ASM3463844v1, whole genome shotgun sequence genome encodes:
- the LOC140646411 gene encoding probable G-protein coupled receptor 19, with amino-acid sequence MFAHSMENSSGPFVLPALLLLLQNKSYPEASIPPAGYEMTESPIAPSSSRNRTVLHYELRPGEIAAAGMVLGALWLVSVFGNSLVCLVIHRSRRTQSTTNYFVVSMACADLLISVASAPFVLLQFAYGSWPLGNVMCKLVRYIQYLSPGVQTHVLLSICVDRFYTIVYPLSFKVSREKAKKMILASWLVDAVFASPAFLFCGSNSNDHCNFFLPDSWEGAVYSIVQLLVVFLIPSILIILFYQKVIKYIWRIGTDGMTVRRTMNIVPRTKVKTIKMFLMLNSVFLLSWLPFYVVQLWHPQEADYRKSSLVFLAITCISFSSSASKPTLYSVYNANFRRGVKETCCMSAMKCYRSNAYTITTSSRIAKKNHVGIAEIPAPAKTVTKDSIYDAFNREAKEKKLAWPIQSNPPNTFV; translated from the coding sequence ATGTTTGCCCACAGCATGGAGAACAGCAGCGGTCCTTTTGTTCTCCCTGCCttactgctcctgctgcagaacAAGAGCTACCCCGAagcctccatccctcctgctggCTACGAGATGACGGAGTCACCCATAGCACCCAGCTCAAGCAGGAACCGCACTGTCTTGCACTATGAACTGAGGCCGGGGGAAATTGCAGCAGCTGGCATGGTTTTGGGAGCGCTGTGGCTGGTTTCCGTCTTTGGAAACTCCCTCGTTTGCTTAGTGATCCACAGGAGCCGGAGGACACAATCCACCACCAACTATTTTGTCGTCTCCATGGCTTGCGCAGACCTTCTCATCAGTGTCGCAAGCGCGCCCTTCgtgctgctgcagtttgccTACGGCAGCTGGCCCCTGGGGAACGTGATGTGCAAGCTGGTAAGGTACATACAGTACCTCAGCCCTGGAGTCCAGACACACGTGCTCCTCTCTATATGCGTGGATCGATTCTACACTATCGTCTACCCGCTGAGCTTCAAAGTGTCCAGGgagaaagccaagaaaatgaTTCTGGCCTCCTGGCTAGTTGACGCTGTATTTGCATCACCGGCTTTCTTGTTCTGTGGCTCCAACAGCAACGACCACTGCAACTTTTTTCTCCCGGATTCTTGGGAAGGAGCCGTCTACAGTATCGTCCAGCTCTTGGTGGTGTTTTTGATCCCGTCCATCCTCATCATCCTCTTCTACCAGAAGGTCATCAAGTACATTTGGAGAATAGGCACCGATGGCATGACCGTCAGGAGGACAATGAATATTGTCCCaagaacaaaagtgaaaacCATCAAGATGTTCTTAATGTTAAACTCGGTGTTTCTCCTGTCCTGGCTCCCTTTTTACGTGGTACAGCTGTGGCACCCCCAGGAAGCAGACTACAGAAAGAGCTCCTTGGTTTTCCTGGCCATCACCTGCATCTCCTTCAGTTCTTCAGCCTCTAAGCCAACCCTCTACTCTGTGTATAATGCAAACTTCAGAAGAGGGGTGAAGGAAACTTGTTGCATGTCCGCCATGAAATGCTACAGAAGCAATGCATACACCATCACCACCAGTTCCaggatagcaaaaaaaaatcacgttgGGATCGCAGAAATCCCAGCTCCGgccaaaactgtcaccaaaGACTCCATCTATGATGCTTttaacagagaagcaaaggaaaaaaagcttgcCTGGCCTATTCAGTCCAATCCTCCAAATACGTTTGTCTAG